A stretch of Physeter macrocephalus isolate SW-GA chromosome 1, ASM283717v5, whole genome shotgun sequence DNA encodes these proteins:
- the FBXO40 gene encoding F-box only protein 40 isoform X2, with amino-acid sequence MLKYLQMKCHDISNLSSSGLAKNSYKARRNLEAMRRGCRPPPGQHRHCNRCFNRHCHMPVEPGVSCLVINCHLSCGATFHMCKEAEHELLCPLEQVPCLNSEYGCPLSISRHKLAKHLQVCPASVVCCSMEWNRWPNVDSETALHENIMKETPNEECLDTALALQDQKVLFRSLKMVELFPETREPVEEEPTMNGEASWKETEGAVGGTDTGLVTSGSLSTTNGEVAELSQEEREVLAKTKEGMDLAKFDKWENMFSKEHAASALTSSSVSSESKSRDGPEKEQISSSNNMVGESAAKGEETQEDQKQRDFHAAIENSGLAPWQDGVLERLKTAVNAKDYNMYLVHNGRMLIHFGQMPACTPKERDFVYGKLEAQEVKTVYTFKVPVSYCGKRARLGDTLLSCRPSEHKAVDTLDLGITVEDLPKSDLIKTTLLCALERELKGHVISESRSIDGLFMDFATQTYSFEPEQFSSRMVLADLLTTANLNGLHMELHSECVTRRHNKSSSAFTFTCNKFFRRDEFPLHFKNVHTDIQSCLNGWFQHRCPLAYLGCTFIQNHFCPPGQKAKVIYSQELKTFAVKPEVASELSEGGNNHLSGREGKSQNSLTSLPLEILQYIAGFLDSISLSQLSQVSVLMRNICATLLQERGMVLLQWKKKRYSHGGTSWRVHRKIWQFSSLFSKIKGWEFNEVASMSEHLKSCPFNVVEHKTDPILLTSMCQPREQAGETLVTTFKARPRGRHTY; translated from the exons atgCTGAAGTACTTACAGATGAAATGTCATGACATCAGCAACTTGTCTTCAAGTGGTTTGgcaaaaaat AGTTACAAAGCAAGAAGAAATTTGGAAGCTATG CGCAGGGGGTGCAGGCCTCCACCAGGGCAGCACAGGCACTGTAACAGATGCTTCAACCGTCACTGCCACATGCCTGTGGAGCCTGGTGTCTCCTGCCTGGTGATAAACTGCCACCTGTCCTGCGGCGCTACCTTCCACATGTGCAAAGAGGCAGAGCACGAGCTCTTGTGCCCTTTAGAACAGGTTCCGTGCCTCAACTCCGAATATGGCTGCCCCCTTTCCATTTCCCGTCACAAGCTGGCTAAGCACCTGCAAGTGTGCCCCGCCAGCGTGGTCTGCTGCTCCATGGAGTGGAACCGCTGGCCAAACGTGGACTCTGAAACAGCCCTTCACGAGAACATCATGAAAGAGACCCCCAATGAGGAGTGCTTGGACACAGCCCTGGCCCTCCAAGACCAGAAGGTCCTCTTTAGATCTCTGAAAATGGTAGAACTTTTCCCAGAAACTAGAGAACCCGTGGAAGAGGAACCTACCATGAATGGTGAAGCCAGCTGGAAGGAAACGGAAGGAGCGGTGGGTGGCACAGATACTGGTTTGGTAACAAGCGGCTCTCTGTCAACCACCAACGgagaggtggcagagctgagtcaAGAAGAACGAGAGGTATTAGCCAAAACCAAAGAAGGGATGGACCTAGCCAAGTTTGACAAGTGGGAAAATATGTTCAGCAAAGAGCATGCGGCCTCTGCTTTAACGAGCTCATCAGTGAGCAGTGAGAGCAAGAGCAGGGATGGCCCAGAGAAAGAACAGATTTCCAGCAGCAACAACATGGTAGGAGAGAGCGCTGCCAAAGGGGAAGAAACACAGGAAGACCAGAAGCAGCGGGACTTTCACGCAGCCATAGAAAACTCAGGGCTTGCCCCTTGGCAGGATGGTGTTCTGGAAAGACTGAAAACAGCTGTGAATGCAAAGGACTATAATATGTACCTGGTGCACAATGGGAGGATGCTTATTCACTTTGGTCAGATGCCTGCTTGTACACCTAAAGAGAGAGACTTTGTTTATGGCAAACTTGAGGCTCAGGAAGTGAAGACTGTTTACACCTTCAAAGTTCCCGTGAGCTACTGCGGGAAGCGGGCTCGCCTCGGAGACACCTTGTTGAGTTGTAGGCCAAGTGAACACAAGGCAGTAGATACTTTGGATTTAGGGATCACTGTGGAGGACCTGCCCAAATCAGATCTCATCAAGACCACCCTGCTGTGTGCTCTGGAAAGAGAACTCAAAGGTCATGTCATCTCTGAATCCAGGAGCATTGATGGGCTGTTCATGGATTTTGCTACACAGACATACAGTTTTGAGCCAGAACAGTTTTCCTCCAGGATGGTGCTGGCTGACCTTCTAACCACTGCCAACCTGAATGGGCTCCATATGGAGCTCCACAGTGAGTGTGTGACCAGGAGACACAACAAGAGCAGTTCTGCCTTTACTTTCACTTGCAACAAATTCTTCAGGAGGGATGAATTCCCCCTACATTTCAAGAATGTCCACACAGACATTCAGTCATGTCTCAATGGTTGGTTCCAGCACCGATGCCCCCTTGCCTACTTGGGATGTACCTTTATTCAAAACCATTTCTGTCCCCCAGGGCAAAAGGCAAAAGTAATCTATAGTCAGGAGCTCAAGACCTTTGCCGTCAAGCCGGAGGTTGCTTCAGAGCTGAGTGAGGGAGGGAACAACCATCTCTCAGGCCGTGAAGGAAAAAGCCAGAATTCTCTAACCAGCCTGCCCCTGGAGATTTTGCAGTACATTGCTGGGTTCTTAGACAGCATCAGCCTATCCCAGCTCTCCCAGGTGTCCGTGCTGATGAGGAATATCTGTGCCACTTTGTTACAAGAGAGAGGGATGGtcctcctgcagtggaagaagAAGAGGTATTCCCATGGAGGCACCTCGTGGAGAGTTCACAGAAAG ATCTGGCAATTCAGCAGCCTCTTCTCCAAAATCAAGGGCTGGGAGTTTAATGAAGTTGCCTCCATGTCTGAGCACCTGAAGTCCTGTCCTTTCAACGTAGTAGAACACAAGACTGACCCGATTCTTTTGACCAGCATGTGTCAGCCCCGTGAGCAGGCTGGAGAGACTTTAGTCACCACCTTTAAAGCCAGACCAAGAGGAAGACACACCTACTAA